In Clupea harengus chromosome 12, Ch_v2.0.2, whole genome shotgun sequence, the sequence GGAGCTGTCGGGGACTGAGACGTGGCTGCCACGTCCGCGAGTTTGGGCAGGGTGCTGTCTGCTCTGCCCTCAGTGGACATGGATAAGCGAGATAACCTGAGGGAGAAAAATAACTTCTTAAGCTCAACACTACTAATGAAAAATGTCACAAGCAAACAAGCATAGAACTTGTGAGGGTGTGATTTTAATATTGCCTTTAACAAGATCAGGCATATGTATGTCAAGGTGCATGCAAAACTTTGTATTTCCTTTTGTTTGCTCAAATCCAATTAACAGCAAACAGCTCCGTTCACCCTccacccactccctccctccaggtCCCCTTGACTCCACCAGCGTACCCTTCAGTGGTGGTGTCTGCCCTCCCTTCGGAAGTGCTTGGGGTGGCGGGGGCATGGGAAGGGGGCACCGTGGAGGTGGTGTCAGCCTTGGCGATGGTCACTTCCTTGGCTTTGCTGGCCTCCTCTCCGCAGTGTGGACAGAAGCTCTGGCCCCTAAGCACGGACGCACAGGCTCGGTGGAACCGATGGGAGATGGTGCTGTCCGGCTGGCACTCCATGAAGGTACCCTGTGGgggttgaggaggagagagaaaagctggTTTAAGCTTTGGTCTGAGACTGAAGACTGCAAATCAGATTTAGGATTGGACCTACGGTTCAATACATTTGTATTGAATTGGGTGTAAATTGTATTCCACTGCAAAGCTGTCAGTGTACTTCGAAAATCAAGtcatcattatttaaatgggAAATGTGATACAATGTTGGTCTTCTGTTGAAATAGTATTTCATTGGATAAACACCATTTCAGAAAAATATTCAGGCTGTCATATTCTGGCTGTCAGAACAAGCAGTGATAATGCATACACTTATAACACAAACAATAAATGCATCTTGATGTTTAGTGAATGGCACTTGCAAAAAAACACCTGATTAGTCTTTCCTGGATTATATAAGCAATGGAGCAATGGGGGAGGGGATGGTGAGAGAAGAGGACAAACTAAAAGAAAACCAGCTTTAAAAAGAGGCTTTAAATAAACATCGTCATCTCATTCTGGTGTAATCCAATTTGGGAAACAAGCATCTCAGATCCTTCATTCAAAGGAATCCAACACTTACAAAGGAAAAAACACCCTGCCAAAACCCAACTAAAAGCCTGACCGGTGCTCAGGGAACTAAGTATTAGAGGAAGGTTGTATACATGGCTAACAAAAGATCAATAGCATGCTATGATAAAAAGCAACAGGTGACAAATGCGACATCTCTGTACAACTCTCCAAGCATGATAAAAACAAAGATAAGCCATCAGAGACCTGTAGAAGCTCATTGGCTCAGCGACGATAATGAACCAGCACAAAAGCCGGACTCACTGCGATAAAAGGAAATCAGAGGTGCCAATCACTCACCGCCCTACAGAAGAAGCCACAGCCTGGGCAGCACTGGTGTTTCACCATGCCGGCCCGATGGTCCTCACACAGAACCAGCAGCTGGACCGTGTTGGACGGCCGCATCATCTCATGTTTCAGGACAGCGTTCTGACACCGGGTCAACTAAAGAGAACggtggaggaagagggacaATTGGGGGAAGAAATGGTTAGTGTTAGCCAGCTTGCGGTCAGTTGTACTACCACAAGGTTAAAAACAAACCAGAAAAGTGTCAAGAATCATCATTCCCGGAAGTGTCATTCCCGGTTTCTCTGCCGAGATTCGTACCTGTCCGTCTACACTCTCCGTGGCCATGCATTTCCTATCAGCAAGAGTGAGGATCTCGCGGCTCTTCGGGGTCTCCATGCGGCAGCTACAAAGCGGAAGTTCCTGTACCATATCGGTCTCCATCTCCTTAGCACCACTGGTCACACCTACAAGAACACATGTCCAAATCTCAGTTGTTTTTAAAAATGCTGCTGTGTTGATACCAAAGAGTCAACTATGGTTTCTAGAAAATCATCAGAAATCTGaagatgaaaagatgaaaaCCAAAGTGATTGTTTGTTCCTAATTCATTGGAGACAAGTAGGAATACAAGAGTCAAGTGAAATGTTGGCGAATTAAAAAAATAACCGTCTCTCTACACGCCATGACCTTTTTGTGGCACACttcaccaccagggggcagtgtgAGGACTCACTGAACGGTTACTACATCATGCCTGGCATGTCAATCCATCTGAGCTCACAGTCTGCGTCGCCCAAAAGAACCAAAGCAGCTCGGAGCAAGATAACGTGTCCATGTCACAAAATACTTCAAAGCTTTCTTTTGGTCTGCGAGACAGAGATCTGTGAAGGGTAGTTTCCTATGCCTCTTTCCAATCATCAAATCACATAATTAATAGTGATTAGGATACAAATTTGTGCATAACAAATAACAGCCATTTCATGGAATGGAAGATTTGATTTCCTATGCACGCGATTGGTTCCATTACCGTACTTACAAATGTGCCAATTCAACAGACTATCCCTTATTAGACCAGAATATTGACAGACACCTTTGGCTTTACCTTTGCTCTGAGATCTCAGCAGGGCCTCCTGAGCCTCCAAGTTGAGGGAGTCCAGGGGAACCTCTGTGTATTCCTTGCTAACCTCAGCTGAAGCTTGGGACTGGGCTGGGGCTTGATTGTGTGCTGGGGGATCTGCACCTTTAAAGaagtcagttcagttcagtcagATGGGACCAAGAGACTGAGACACATGTTGAGGAGGACACAAACGAAAACAACTGACTGACGAATAGTATGACAGAGGAATGACACATTAGTCGAAAACAGATGTTCTACAGTACTCAGGGCAGAAATTGACATCCATACTGAACAGAGGGATCTGATCAGATACTGATCAGTTATTTTTGCAGAGCGATCTGAATCAGGGTTTGGCCTTCTCTGAGGTCAGGCTCAatcaggtcaggtcaggctAGGTGTTCTATCTCTAGACATCAGGGAGCACGGACCCCTTGGGCCAGGAACAAGATAAGATGCACTGTACCAGGTTTTTCCTccgtcttcatcttcatcttacGTTTGCGTTTCCTAGAAGGTCGAAGCCAGGGGTTGTCTCCTTTGCCTTTCTTTTTCAACTTCTTCAAGCTGGACTCGGTGCTCTGTAATTAGAGGACATGGATTAGCACGACAAGTAAGGTATTGGTGGTACGGAAACTATTGACTGGGTACGCTGCCCTGATCTAAAATTGGCTCACCAAGTCGGAGTcatttccctcctcttccccttcacCCTCATCTTCCCCAGACTCCTCAGATTCCTGCTCCTCACGGGGCACCTTGGAAAAACAGACATCTCATTTCTCTGTGACCAATCTCCCACCAAGACTTAGGTTAAATCTGCATATACTAACCACTCCAGAGGTTCTGACATCGTCAAGACTATGGATTTCAGGATGGGCCGCTCACTGAGGTGTTCACCAGCACAGGTCCTGAAACTCTGATGCTTAACACTACCTGAGCTGGAGGCTAACCCTAACTCTGATGCTTAACACTACCTGAGCTGGAGGCTAACCCTAACTCTGATGCTTAACACTACCTGAGGTGGAGGCTTCTTCAGGCTCTCCTCCTTGGAGGTGTTGAGCGCCTCTTCGCCCACtagatcctcctcttcctcagagtcctcctcttcctccgttTCTTCCTCCACAGAGTCATTCTCCACCCTTTCTCCATTAACATGAACAACATCTTTCTGCTGAGGGGAAGGAAGGGGAGAAAGCAGCAGAGATCAATACACATTTAGAAAAACAGCTTGGTCTGTTTCAGAGACTTATTTAGCCTGTAAGCTGATGACTAAGGCTATAAGACTCGGATTTGATGGATCTGATCCTCAGCAAAGATAACGAGGCTCTATTATTACCCACCTCTCCTTGGCTAGAAATATCTGAGCATGTGTTTAAGGGAGaaacaaatatatttcacaTTGTGGCCTTGCTTACAATGTGTGCGATTCTCCCATGTGCTTAAAAGGCGCAGTTCGCGACTATATAACCCATacgctttttgtcaaattcagcaaatagCTCCTGTGATTTGTGTGTCAAGGCAACCCCAACATCTGGGTCGTTTCAGAGAGTGGCTGGTGTGATGCTCATATCTCAGTCATCGTGTCAAGGTCTTTGCTTACATGATACTTTCTATTGATTTAATAATGGGATACTGGAACATTGGAACATGCATTTGAGGTACCTTTTCCACAACATTACTTTTTTGAATAGACTAATGAATCTCAACATCGTCTAGAGGTGTCCAACCTCTACAACACATCTTTGTAAATAGGCACATGTGTCGTTTGGATAATTTTCCACAGATGCGGTCAATACACAggttttgttttataaaattacatacAGTTCTGTATTGCGGTTTATATACAGTGTGGTCTGGAAAATACagtaaaatgttgttggcgggggggcactgtggcgcgagccaataagccccccatttacgggctacaatgcccgcggggacacaggttcgattccggcctgcggCCGTTTtccgatcctctccccacctcttcactcctcctcacttcctatccaaaatacttcactgtccaaTCCAAacaaaggctaaaaagcccataaataaatcttaaaaaaaaaagacatgataaAGGCACATACTATgcataatatacattggacagtgtaatttattacaaacTAGTTGATTTAGGTTTTCATGGTttggcgtgagattgacgaagactgatcaaaccttTTGGCATTAGACAAATTTATTTGGACTCTAGCCTGAGGTCGATGACTTTGGGAATCTGGACAAAGCGCAAATCATCGCGTGACAGGGATGACACAGATAAAGTTACAGCCTATGtcgcattctttcataaataacattggcaggggtGTTCATGATGAAAAACGTtgctaacacagccaaacatcaagcaagcgcaacatAAGACATATCAAGACAGCTAATTAGTTATTACTGACTGGTCCAACAGATAGAgggccagctcggcatctgactaGCATCCTTTGgtctcttttagctctcgccaacaAGTAAAAGCCAAGTCTGAAACTGACTTGTGTTTGGTCTTGCTTGGtaactctcttttcctcttcctcggaCAACATCTTCCTCGGTTTCTTCATTGCCTCTgacatgatgtccatacagaaaaTATTGAGCTAgcttcttatagctagcagaagggtttagttgttgttgttgtgcgaggtggtgccataaagcattacgttGTTCTCACAAGAGGTGTCACGCCCTTTCCACCAAAATGACATGGTGCAATACCAGGCGTACCAGGTGTGCTGTGGCATTGGCAGACTCCATTCTtcgtattacaagtcagtgtataactaaaatgatTTTGACAGACAACTCTATCACCaatattcatttgtggattaaACTGGACGGGTCCTTAAAGTTTCTGGTTAGTGCTTGTGTTTATAGCTAGTCGTCAGTAAAACTATTACCTAACATAAACTAGGTTAACATAGATTATGGTAACAAAAATACAGTAAACATATGACGCTCTCTACTGCATTATGgaacagtgttttttatttttataccgCGTTACACGTTACTTGTAGGCACAGCCTAAATGCAAACTTTGGATCCTCAGGTATTCATCATGCAAGAAGGTAACTCCAAGTGCTATCTGGGAATCCCTATGCTTTAGCATTGATAGATCATAGAGATGCCTGTAAACAAGGGCGCCCTGTGCGCCCAGTTACAAAAACCCAGGGACCAAAACACAGTGTGCGCCAACAGAAATAACATTACTTTTGGAATACGCTGCCTTGCGCAAGGATGACAACTGTGTGCATAAATACCCCGGTATGGCTTGATTATACTTAATGAATTTGTTAGTTTCGTAATCAGAGAGTGCACATGCTGCTCTGTGGACGTCCACGTAGTCTCCCAGTTTGAGACCCTACGCCACTACTTCACAAGGACAGTTGCAGACTTGCTGTTCTTGTTACACTTTCTAGTCTGacctgtttttgtgtgcataaCAAAGAAAGTCTAGGAGGGGAACAAGCTAGACTTGATAAGACAATACTATGATTACACAAACATTTGCTTTGGATTACTTGCTCCTCCCACCGTTTAATACCAAAATGCCCGATGTTCCCAAATGCTCAGTGTTAACCCAATGCCTTTACCAGAGGCAGCATCACAAGCTCCTAACATAATCAGGAATCCCAAGAAGCCACCGCCATCAGACGAtcaatttatattttatatggCCCAAAAAATGAAGGTTGCTCCAGGTTGTGTTTGGTTAAAACGGAGGTATCCCTTGCTATTACGGCCATATGCCTCCTTGAGCATTTAGGTGTTCTCTTTGATGAAACACCTTGACTGCTGATGGTTAGCAGCTCAGCATCTGTACCGAGAGGAATACCTGAGCGTAAAAATACTGATATGCGTTTCCTTGAGTCTCAAGCTTTATTTTTTGAAGGAGAGCACTGACCTGTTGATGAGGCGGGGACTGAGAAAGATGGGCAAACATCTCTAGCATGGTCTGCTGCTTTAGAACTTTGGTTTTCTTTTTCGGAACAAAGCTGTACGTTCCcatcttccttttcttcttcttcgacACAATTACTACTGTTGGGAGACAGAATGtactaaaaataaaaccatgTCCTCAAAAAGCTGTCTTTTACATTCATATTAAAGcgcttcatttacattaaacTGGTTCATAACAGAAATAAGACCTATTGGGAATAAATGGTTCATCTCAATCTAAAACCCTACACTACTCTGCTGGAAAAGATAACCAGCAGCAAGCAGTTTGATGTGTCATTTTATGTCAGACCCCTGCCATATCTGTTTAATCTGTTCCCATGGTAACCAGGGCACAGATAGAGCTGGATGGTGTCAGGGTGACAAGAGACAGTGCAGCAACAGGTTactgaatagagagagaaagagagagtggataaCTGATCCTTTCTCTAACTGAAACTAGAATAATTAGGATTATGGATCCATACTGTAAATTACAGCTTTAGCTTTACAATGACTTAAAATGTCCATAGCCTCTCTCAATTGTCTGCTGTTATCTGCTTAAAATGCCCCACTCCCATATAAATCGAATGCTATGGCATTAAGCATTGGATATAAACATCCCAAGTCTGTTCAACATTCAGATGTTCTTGACCATTTTCAGAcatataaaataacatttcATTAGTCCAAATGTTATTGCTCATAACTGATAGCTTCTACAATTCGAAATGCCTGGCTGTAGACCACTATTTGGCATAGTGTTAAAGAGTTTCTTTGAAGAGCACATGTGACATGTATGGTTGGAGGTAATAACCTGTTTGTGGCTTGGCTGGTGTAGCAGTCGTCATGGTCATTGCGTTGTTTTGGCTCTGAGGTAGCTGGTTCTGGGAGGGCGGTGTCTGTTGAGGCTTGGTCGCCTCTGGAGTACCTGGACTTTCGTCTTTCACTATGTTTGGCTCTTTTACTTCCCTATTTAAAATCtagcgaggagagagagcattttGAAGTCAGTACATTGATCCCTAGGGAGATGTGATTCCTACAAGAAAACAACTAGATACTTCTTTTATGTTTTGTCTGTGTAAAAACTACAAATCATACCAAATATGTTTTACTAGATTAGACAAAAATGGTACTCTTTGTCTTGCTTAGCCAACGGTATCAAACTAATAACTATGTGAAGAAACCAGGAATTGTAGGTGTTGTGGGTCTACTGGTTGATGCTTTACCTTTAGTGTCTGGTTGGAGGCTGGCCTTGACATGGTTTTGCGTGCTCTGTGTATaacagggggaggaggggtaTTGCGGCTTGTGCCGTTTTTAGTCTCTGTTTCGATCTTCCCCGTTCCCAAAGCAGGAAGCACACTGGTATCAGTCTTTTGGGTGCCCAGTGTGCAGGCACGCAGTGATGCTGATGGAAGAGTTTTGGCAGCGTGCCCAGCAGTCGTGGTACCCGTGGGTGACCAGTTAGTCCTGTGCTGGGAGGCCGCCGTGTCTTCCTGTGGTTTGCTGAGAACGTAACCGTTACTCCCCATGACGGAGCCGTGAGGAGGGTCTATCTCCATCACTCCGTTCTCCGTGAGGCGCGAATGCCCTTCGGAACCGTGGCTTTTCCCTGTTTCCGTATTTCCATGCATCCCATTGATCTCCGTGTCCACTCTGTAAGCATCACTGAGACGGTCCAAACATGGATTGCCTTCCCCTGCAAATCAGGTAGAAGGTAGAAGGTAGATTGTTGGGGGGCGGGGTCTATTAGATGACTGAGGATCAAAGTCACTATTGATTAATAATAGGCCCAATTAAAAActtggacaacacacacacacacacacaaaaaaattcaAGGTAACCATTAACTGATTTACAGTAAATTTATGTAAACCAACTAGGCTATTTGACAGTGGTTAGGGCCCTAAAAAGCCACACTGTACATGAATAGACCCTACAATGTAACAGGTATTAAATACAGTGAATTGGAAAAGTTCAGACCCTTTCGAGTTTTACACAATTTGTTATTTTTCACTCATCTTAAAatggattaaattaatttaaaaaaaattctcatcAATTAACATGCAATACTCCACAATGACACAgccaaaaactgaaatatcccaTTTACAtcaagtattcagacccttctACAAATGCTTCTACAACTTGGAGTTCACCTGTGCCTAACTGAATTCCTTGGACATAattaggaaaggcacacacctgtctatataaggtctcacAGAAAACCAAGCCATGAGGTCAAGAGAATTGTCTGTAGACTTGCAAGACAGCATTGTGTCAAAACACATGTCTGGAGAGCAATACAAGACACTTTCTGCAGCATTGAAAGTGCTCAAGAGCACACAGTAGCCTCCAACATTCTCAAATGGAAGAGATTTGGAACGGCCAACAGCCTTCCTAGATCTGGCCACCCAGCCAAACTGACCAGTCGGGGATGAAGGACCTTGGTCAGACAGAACCCAATGTCATTACGAATGAGATCCAGAGCTTCTCCATTTCTGGAGATGTGAGTGACGGAATCAATTTCTCACTGAAAGACACATAACAGCCCAATGGGAGTTTGGCAAAAAGCACCTGAACGACTCCTCTGACTATTTGGCCACAAAAGTTTACCAACAGAGTTTATGGAGGAAATCATGCACTGAGCATCACCTCAATAATATCAGGAGAAACTTCCTAAACAAAAGATGTGAAGCTTGTAGGATCATTCCCAAGAAGACTTGAGGCTGTCATTGCTGCCAAAGGTTCGTTAACCAAGTACTAATTAAATGGTCTGAATACTTTATTACTTTTACTTATTTTGAATAATAAATAACTTTGTGGggtattgtgtgtagattgatgagaaaCAAAATAAGTTTGATCCGTTTTAAGAGTCCGAAATGTGGAAAACTTGAAAGGGTTTGAAAACGTAAGATTAGACCCAGGCTTACCGTCTCGGTCACCGGGAGACTCCTTCATCCCCTCCGTCTTCATCACTTCTCCCTTCCCCACAGTTCCTGAGGACAGACCTGTGGGCTGTAAAAAAAACCAGATtatatgtttaaatgttttggtCAACACGCATGGTAAAATGATAATTACACCCTATTAAGGAATCTGTTTTTCTGTCAAAGACATACGAGGTGCTAAATATGACTAAATAAATCTCAAGGTAATAGCCTTGTTCAATCTTCCTGTTTGTGGAGTTATATGTGAACCAAATTAATTTTGGTCCAATCATTCAGATGTTGTCAGAATTCTCTATAGCTTCCACACTGTTCAGTGCAAAAGATGGAGTAATTGAAgataatgggaaaaaaaaaaaaaaatagtatcaGAATGACAAATTCCTAGAGGCTCCTTGCCCCTGAGACATCCAACAACCATCAAGTCAATTAATCAAAAGTCTCAACAAGCCATCTTATCCaaaatggagaaggagaaagaataGTCTCATCTCACGATCTCACCCTTTATGGTTGGATGAGGAAGTTAAACAAGGGCTGAATAACCTGAATAACATCTTAGTAACAAGGGATTTGATTGGTAAGAAGAGAGACCAATTCACTTCCTACTTAACACCAGTCACCCTCAATTTTAAACACAGACGGGCTGAACCAAAGACACCAACTAGGCCATTGGCATTACAGATTTTCCTAAACTTTAGTAAAGatcaggataaaaaaaaaaacttgcagtAGAGTAAGGGCAGTAGCGTAAGCAAGATAGAAAGTATTTTTTGATCTAATGACTGCCCGAAAAGAAGTTTCAGGGAAGACTGATAAAAAGAACACATTTTTGACAAGCAGCCTATGAACAGCAACAAAGATGGGATGGCCTGAAAGGCTTATAATTGCTtccccttttttccctctcgATCTGCCtctcatgctctcacacacacacacacacacacacacacacacacacacacacacacacacacacacacacacacacacacacacattcatcctccCCGTCGTCTGGCTCTCACCATGCCATCCTACCAAAGGCGTTATTCTCCTTGGCAGCTGGCCCAAAAGTAGTGTAGTCCCACAGCTGCTTGTCTAGTTCTGCAGTTTGGGAAGCCTTAGTCTCAGCTCTGCTCAAGACCGGGCCAGGCCACGCAGCTGAGACTCTCTCTTTGAGGCTTCACTTAACCAACCAAAGGAGGAAGCTGAATTTCAGCTACACTAGCAACTAGCAACACTACAATGGCATGTGCGTAGTGTTTTGACAAGTACAATAATGAAAGCACTCAAAAGCAGTAAGCTGCAAGAGGGACAGTCTGGAGTACAAACTACAAGTTGTCTGTGAAACAGTGAACAAGTATGGAGAAAggttctccttctcccctctcatGTGCTGGATGTCTCTCGTCTACAGGTGAAGATGTCATTTAATAATCTACTTGCGACATATCCAACGAACAAGGGGTCAGAGAGCTTCCTTCCAAGGTGAGTTATCTACCCTAAAACAACAACACCCTATCAGATATCCTCCATTTGATCCCGTTGTTTCCTTCAAGCCTAGGCAATCCACTAAGCACTGCATGGAAAAGTGGTTCCCACTCAAACCCAACGGTACTGTTAGGGTCATTAAGCAGCTTCACTTAATCTCAAATAGCCGTCTTGCCCAGTAAGAGACACAATGGTCTACTGTGCCAAATTGACTGCAAACAGGGCATGGCAGGCAGGTTTGACTTCTTTTGAGAAGATGATACATTATTTGTGCATCTTCCTACTTCCCcttctttccatttctcccCCATGTGCAGTTCCATTCCCTAATTCCTGTGTATCTTCTGCCTCTTCTTTTGTCTGTGGCAAGAGGTTATGTTTGCCCTTTCAAACATGGCAAAACTCACTGGCTTCGCTGAGGATACTGTAGTCACCTCTGATTCTAATTACTCAATGCCTGAAGGGGAGAAAGGAACATAAGAGTGACAGCTTATTCACAGAGATCCACAGAGATTTCCACACTACTACGTCTAAAATCACACAGTGAAACAGAACATTGCTCAAAGGACTTCATGCAAACCAGATAGATGATCATCTAGAGATAGAAAAAGCACATTAACTCACTTGCCAGCCCTCTAGATCTAAAAGGGATTCAGTCCTAATGGCccagcagagaagaggaggaagaggctgtTCAGAAGGTGCTGCAATTACAGGAAGACAACGTCCTTCtcgcacccctcccccaccctatTCCACAAGCCTGTCATCTGATTGGCGGCCACACCAGCTGCCTTCCGCCACACGGCGCAAGAAAATGTCTGCTCTGCTAGCTGCTGATCTCAACAAAGGAggtctctctcgtctctcccctttccctctctcgccaCCAGGGGAGCCATTTCATAATAAGagtcccctctctttccctttcgtAGACCTCAGTGAGACTTTACAGTAAGCAAGACCACAATGACAAGGCTAGTCTCCTGTACTTCCATCACCGGCTGTTCATTGTAAACCCTATTAGCTTTCATTAATCCCCTGTGCCCGTCATCTCCGGCTGAGCTCCCAGTTCAACCAGGGGTTCTGCTTCTGTTGTCctgcaaacactcacaaacacttgaAGTTCCACCAAATAGAGtaacctttttctttttttctttccaaatACCTTTATGTACTGAATACATCTTAAAATGGGAAGAGGATTTTCATTAATCCAAAATCCTTAAATTATACAAAGGGTACAAAGCTTGTGAAAGTTAATATGGGTAGACTACCTTCAGGTGAACTGAACAAACCTCCTTTTTAAACTGAACAGGAACAGTGTGCACCCACCACAAAAATTGTGAATGTTGTTATAGTGTAATAACCTTTGCCTCTACTCAGAAAGGT encodes:
- the ehmt1b gene encoding histone-lysine N-methyltransferase EHMT1 isoform X8, with protein sequence MASVETEPTGLSSGTVGKGEVMKTEGMKESPGDRDGEGNPCLDRLSDAYRVDTEINGMHGNTETGKSHGSEGHSRLTENGVMEIDPPHGSVMGSNGYVLSKPQEDTAASQHRTNWSPTGTTTAGHAAKTLPSASLRACTLGTQKTDTSVLPALGTGKIETETKNGTSRNTPPPPVIHRARKTMSRPASNQTLKILNREVKEPNIVKDESPGTPEATKPQQTPPSQNQLPQSQNNAMTMTTATPAKPQTVVIVSKKKKRKMGTYSFVPKKKTKVLKQQTMLEMFAHLSQSPPHQQQKDVVHVNGERVENDSVEEETEEEEDSEEEEDLVGEEALNTSKEESLKKPPPQVPREEQESEESGEDEGEGEEEGNDSDLSTESSLKKLKKKGKGDNPWLRPSRKRKRKMKMKTEEKPGADPPAHNQAPAQSQASAEVSKEYTEVPLDSLNLEAQEALLRSQSKGVTSGAKEMETDMVQELPLCSCRMETPKSREILTLADRKCMATESVDGQLTRCQNAVLKHEMMRPSNTVQLLVLCEDHRAGMVKHQCCPGCGFFCRAGTFMECQPDSTISHRFHRACASVLRGQSFCPHCGEEASKAKEVTIAKADTTSTVPPSHAPATPSTSEGRADTTTEGLSRLSMSTEGRADSTLPKLADVAATSQSPTAPKPGTAAGVGLAVVPALGPPKETLESILLALDTERPKKLRFHPKQLYISAKQGELQKVLLMLVDGIDPNFKMENHTKRTPLHVAAEAGHEEVCHMLVQAGANLDMCDDDQRTPMMEACENNHLDTVRYLLKAGASMAHKDAEGSTCLHLAAKLGHFEIVKHLLGTGLIDINCQDDGGWTAMIWSTEYRHVGLVKLLLSTGADINIRDKEENICLHWAAFSGCVEIAEILLEGRCDLHAVNIHGDSPVHIAARENRLECVTLFLSRGSDVSLKNREGETPLECCSHNSKVWSTLQTSRRLKESRGRATPAEKLLSRDIARGYECVPVPCVNAVDSEPCPDNYKYIPDNCVTSPMNIDKNITHLQYCVCKDDCSSTNCMCGQLSLRCWYDKEGRLLPEFCAEEPPLIFECNHACSCWRTCKNRVVQNGLRLRLQLFRTRVMGWGVKTLQDIPQGTFVCEYVGEIISDAEADVRENDSYLFSLDNKVGDVYCIDARFYGNISRFINHLCEPNLFPCRVFTSHQDLRFPRVAFYASKNIRAGEELGFDYGDHFWDIKGKDFSCQCGSTKCKYSATATAHRQADSTPEQQPSALPDTSSSTTPSSPS
- the ehmt1b gene encoding histone-lysine N-methyltransferase EHMT1 isoform X10, with the translated sequence MPTGLSSGTVGKGEVMKTEGMKESPGDRDGEGNPCLDRLSDAYRVDTEINGMHGNTETGKSHGSEGHSRLTENGVMEIDPPHGSVMGSNGYVLSKPQEDTAASQHRTNWSPTGTTTAGHAAKTLPSASLRACTLGTQKTDTSVLPALGTGKIETETKNGTSRNTPPPPVIHRARKTMSRPASNQTLKILNREVKEPNIVKDESPGTPEATKPQQTPPSQNQLPQSQNNAMTMTTATPAKPQTVVIVSKKKKRKMGTYSFVPKKKTKVLKQQTMLEMFAHLSQSPPHQQQKDVVHVNGERVENDSVEEETEEEEDSEEEEDLVGEEALNTSKEESLKKPPPQVPREEQESEESGEDEGEGEEEGNDSDLSTESSLKKLKKKGKGDNPWLRPSRKRKRKMKMKTEEKPGADPPAHNQAPAQSQASAEVSKEYTEVPLDSLNLEAQEALLRSQSKGVTSGAKEMETDMVQELPLCSCRMETPKSREILTLADRKCMATESVDGQLTRCQNAVLKHEMMRPSNTVQLLVLCEDHRAGMVKHQCCPGCGFFCRAGTFMECQPDSTISHRFHRACASVLRGQSFCPHCGEEASKAKEVTIAKADTTSTVPPSHAPATPSTSEGRADTTTEGLSRLSMSTEGRADSTLPKLADVAATSQSPTAPKPGTAAGVGLAVVPALGPPKETLESILLALDTERPKKLRFHPKQLYISAKQGELQKVLLMLVDGIDPNFKMENHTKRTPLHVAAEAGHEEVCHMLVQAGANLDMCDDDQRTPMMEACENNHLDTVRYLLKAGASMAHKDAEGSTCLHLAAKLGHFEIVKHLLGTGLIDINCQDDGGWTAMIWSTEYRHVGLVKLLLSTGADINIRDKEENICLHWAAFSGCVEIAEILLEGRCDLHAVNIHGDSPVHIAARENRLECVTLFLSRGSDVSLKNREGETPLECCSHNSKVWSTLQTSRRLKESRGRATPAEKLLSRDIARGYECVPVPCVNAVDSEPCPDNYKYIPDNCVTSPMNIDKNITHLQYCVCKDDCSSTNCMCGQLSLRCWYDKEGRLLPEFCAEEPPLIFECNHACSCWRTCKNRVVQNGLRLRLQLFRTRVMGWGVKTLQDIPQGTFVCEYVGEIISDAEADVRENDSYLFSLDNKVGDVYCIDARFYGNISRFINHLCEPNLFPCRVFTSHQDLRFPRVAFYASKNIRAGEELGFDYGDHFWDIKGKDFSCQCGSTKCKYSATATAHRQADSTPEQQPSALPDTSSSTTPSSPS